A stretch of Glandiceps talaboti chromosome 18, keGlaTala1.1, whole genome shotgun sequence DNA encodes these proteins:
- the LOC144449736 gene encoding beta-glucuronidase-like: MAVSSKSLISPKCVILLSLCLLQLCNGVIKGGMLFPRDTESRETKDLSGIWNFRADKSPNRNAGFEQQWYKRPLAQSGAVIDMPVPSSYNDVTQDKSLRDFVGWVWYDRQFYPPFSWQNLKQRVVLRFESAHYYTTVWLNGEEVMIHDGGHLPFEVEISAKLLYGESNRITAAVNNTLSPHTLPPGTIEYKTDKNKYPPGYFVQNLQMDFFNYAGIHRPVKLYTTPSVYIDDITMVTDISTTTGLVNYQVVVGGGGQTNVSSQVDLYDKDGNNVSSQKDKLQGLLSVSNAHFWWPYTMSNDSAYLYTLKVSITSGSGSDIYRLPIGIRTVKTTNTQLLINDKPFYCHGVAKHEDADIRGKGVDLPLITKDFSLMKWLGANCFRTSHYPYADEILDMADRQGIVVIDECPGVGIQNPINFANKSLVHHLEVMEELVRRDKNRPAVIMWSVANEPSSEFPQARDYFKSVIGHTKELDPTRPVTFVFNGGMDLERIFDEATQFCDVVCINSYYGWYTDTGHPEVIELQLEHNLREWFKTRNKPIMQTEYGAGSVIGVHEDPSVAFSEDYQVEVLEQHFKVFDKLRKEFLVGEMIWNFADFMTAPSTDRVVGNRKGVFTRQRQPKMAAYRLRDHYQTIINSTTKYYP, encoded by the exons ATGGCGGTGTCCTCAAAAAGTTTAATTTCTCCCAAATGTGTGATTTTACTCAGTTTGTGCCTTCTACAATTGTGCAATGGTGTCATTAAAGGTGGAATGCTGTTCCCAAGAGACACAGAATCAAGAGAGACCAAAGATTTAAGCGGAATTTGGAATTTCAGAGCAGATAAATCACCCAATCGAAATGCTGGATTTGAGCAGCAGTGGTACAAACGACCATTAGCACAG TCTGGTGCTGTGATTGACATGCCAGTACCTTCCAGCTACAATGATGTCACACAAGATAAATCATTACGTGATTTTGTTGGTTGGGTTTGGTACGACAGACAGTTTTATCCTCCATTTTCCTGGCAGAATCTAAAGCAGAGAGTTGTACTGAGATTTGAAAGTGCTCATTACTATACTACGGTG TGGTTGAATGGTGAAGAGGTCATGATCCATGATGGAGGTCATTTACCATTTGAGGTTGAAATCAGTGCTAAACTATTGTATGGTGAAAGTAATAGAATCACAGCAGCTGTCAATAACACCTTATCACCACATACACTACCACCTGGTACTATTGAATATAAAACAGATAAAAACAA ATATCCACCTGGTTATTTTGTACAGAATCTTCAAATGGATTTCTTTAACTATGCTGGAATACACCGACCAGTAAAACTATACACTACACCATCGGTATACATTGAtgatatcaccatggtaacagacaTCTCAACAACAACAG GCCTTGTGAACTACCAGGTTgtggttggtggtggtgggcAAACCAATGTTTCATCACAGGTTGATCTCTATGATAAAGATGGTAACAATGTGTCCAGTCAGAAAGACAAACTTCAAGGTCTACTGTCAGTGTCTAATGCACATTTCTGGTGGCCTTACACTATGAGTAATGATTCTGCATATCTATATACACTTAAG GTTTCCATCACATCTGGTAGTGGAAGTGATATCTATCGTTTACCTATTGGTATCAGAACTGTGAAAACTACCAACACTCAACTGTTAATTAATGACAAACCATTCTACTGTCATGGAGTGGCCAAACATGAAGATGCTGat ATCCGTGGTAAAGGAGTAGACTTGCCATTGATAACTAAAGATTTTAGTTTGATGAAATGGTTGGGTGCTAACTGTTTCCGCACCAGTCATTATCCGTATGCTGATGAAATCCTGGATATGGCTGACAGACAGGGAATAGTTGTCATTGATGAATGTCCAGGTGTTGGAATTCAAAA TCCAATAAATTTTGCTAACAAGTCACTTGTTCACCATCTGGAAGTTATGGAAGAGTTAGTTAGAAGAGATAAAAACAGACCAGCGGTTATCATGTGGTCTGTGGCCAATGAACCATCTTCAGAGTTTCCACAGGCCAGAGATTATTtcaa GAGTGTTATTGGTCACACCAAAGAACTAGATCCTACCAGACCAGTGACATTTGTATTCAATGGTGGTATGGACTTGGAACGAATCTTTGATGAAGCA ACCCAGTTTTGTGATGTAGTCTGCATCAACAGTTACTATGGATGGTATACTGACACAGGTCACCCAGAGGTCATTGAACTCCAGTTAGAACACAACCTAAGAGAGTGGTTTAAAACCAGAAATAAACCAATCATGCAGACAGAGTATGGTGCTGGTAGTGTTATTGGAGTACATGAG GATCCTTCTGTGGCTTTCTCTGAAGACTACCAAGTTGAAGTTCTTGAACAACATTTTAAAGTCTTTGATAAGCTGAGGAAAGAATTCCTGGTTGGAGAAATGATTTGGAACTTTGCAGACTTTATGACTGCACCAT CAACTGATAGAGTGGTTGGCAACAGAAAAGGAGTTTTCACCCGACAACGACAACCCAAGATGGCCGCCTACAGACTCCGAGATCACTACCAAACTATCATCAACTCAACAACCAAATATTATCCATGA
- the LOC144448937 gene encoding beta-glucuronidase-like: protein MIPFLLQSCNGAIKGGMLFPRDTESRETKDLSGIWNFRADKSPNRNAGFEQQWYKRPLAKSGAVIDMPVPSSYNDVTQDKSLRDFVGWVWYDRQFYPPFSWQNLKQRVVLRFESAHYYTTVWLNGEEVMSHDGGHLPFEVEISAKLLYGESNRITAAVNNTLSPHTLPPGTIEYKTDKNKYPPGYFVQNLQMDFFNYAGIHRPVKLYTTPSVYIDDITVVTDISTTTGLVNYQVVVDGGGQGNVSSQVDLYDKDGNNVSSQKDKLQGQLSVSNAHFWWPYTMSNDSAYLYTLKISITSGSGSDIYRLPIGIRTVKTTNTQLLINDKPFYCHGVAKHEDADIRGKGVDLPLITKDFSLMKWLGANCFRTSHYPYADEILDMADRQGIVVIDECPGVGIQNPINFGNKSLVHHLEVMEELVRRDKNRPAVIMWSVANEPSSEFPQARDYFKSVIGHTKELDPTRPVTFVFNGGMDLERIFDEATQFCDVVCINSYYGWYTDTGHPEVIELQLEHNLREWFKTRNKPIMQTEYGAGSVIGVHEDPSVAFSEDYQVEVLEQHFKVFDKLRKEFLVGEMIWNFADFMTAPSTDRVVGNRKGVFTRQRQPKMAAYRLRDHYQTIINSTTKYYP, encoded by the exons ATGATTCCATTCTTACTACAATCTTGCAATGGTGCTATTAAAGGTGGAATGCTGTTCCCAAGAGACACAGAATCAAGAGAGACCAAAGATTTAAGCGGAATTTGGAATTTCAGAGCAGATAAATCACCCAATCGAAATGCTGGATTTGAGCAGCAGTGGTACAAACGACCATTGGCAAAG TCTGGTGCTGTGATTGATATGCCAGTACCTTCCAGCTACAATGATGTCACACAAGATAAATCATTACGTGATTTTGTTGGTTGGGTTTGGTACGACAGACAGTTTTATCCTCCATTTTCCTGGCAGAATCTAAAGCAGAGAGTTGTATTGAGATTTGAAAGTGCTCATTACTATACTACAGTG TGGTTGAATGGTGAAGAGGTCATGAGCCATGATGGAGGTCATTTACCATTTGAGGTTGAAATCAGTGCTAAACTATTGTATGGTGAAAGTAATAGAATCACAGCAGCTGTCAATAACACCTTATCACCACATACACTACCACCTGGTACTATTGAATATAAAACAGATAAAAACAA ATATCCACCTGGTTATTTTGTACAGAATCTTCAAATGGATTTCTTTAACTATGCTGGAATACACCGACCAGTAAAACTATACACTACACCATCAGTATACATTGATGATATCACCGTGGTAACGGACATCTCAACAACAACAG GCCTTGTGAACTACCAGGTTGTGGTTGATGGTGGTGGTCAAGGCAACGTTTCATCACAAGTTGATCTCTATGATAAAGATGGTAACAATGTGTCCAGTCAGAAAGACAAACTTCAAGGTCAATTGTCAGTGTCTAATGCACATTTCTGGTGGCCTTACACCATGAGTAATGATTCTGCATATCTATATACACTCAAG ATTTCCATCACATCTGGTAGTGGAAGTGATATCTATCGTTTACCTATTGGTATCAGAACTGTCAAAACTACCAACACTCAACTGTTAATTAATGACAAACCATTCTACTGTCATGGAGTAGCCAAACATGAAGATGCTGat ATCCGTGGTAAAGGAGTAGACTTGCCATTGATAACTAAAGATTTTAGTTTGATGAAATGGTTGGGTGCTAACTGTTTCCGTACCAGTCATTATCCGTATGCTGATGAAATCCTGGATATGGCTGACAGACAGGGAATAGTTGTCATTGATGAATGTCCTGGTGTTGGAATTCAAAA CCCAATAAATTTTGGTAACAAGTCACTTGTTCACCATCTGGAAGTTATGGAAGAGTTAGTTAGAAGAGATAAAAACAGACCAGCGGTTATCATGTGGTCTGTGGCCAATGAACCATCTTCAGAGTTTCCACAGGCCAGGGATTATTTCAA GAGTGTTATTGGTCACACCAAAGAACTAGATCCTACCAGACCAGTGACATTTGTATTCAATGGTGGCATGGACTTAGAACGAATCTTTGATGAAGCA ACCCAGTTTTGTGATGTAGTCTGCATCAACAGTTACTATGGATGGTATACTGACACAGGTCACCCAGAGGTCATTGAACTCCAGTTAGAACACAACCTAAGAGAGTGGTTTAAAACCAGGAATAAACCAATCATGCAGACAGAGTATGGTGCTGGTAGTGTTATTGGAGTACATGAG GATCCTTCCGTGGCTTTCTCTGAAGACTACCAAGTTGAAGTTCTTGAACAACATTTTAAAGTCTTTGATAAGCTGAGGAAAGAATTCCTGGTTGGAGAAATGATTTGGAACTTTGCAGACTTTATGACTGCACCAT CAACTGATCGAGTGGTTGGCAACAGAAAAGGAGTTTTCACTCGACAACGACAACCCAAGATGGCTGCCTACAGACTCCGTGATCACTACCAAACTATCATCAACTCAACAACCAAATATTATCCATGA